The Pimelobacter simplex genomic sequence CAGCCCGGGGACCGGCGGCGCGGACCAGTCGAGGTCGACCTCGGGGTCGTAGGACTGGCGCGCGGTCGAGCGGAGCAGGCGATCGGCGAGCGTCATCGGGCTGCAGCCTCCAGAGAGAGATAGGCGTTACCGGCGGTAACGGCTAACACTGTAGCCTGGTCCCCATGAGCACAGGCAAGAACGACGGACGGACCACCCGCTGGGACCAGCACCGCGTCGAGCGGCGCGCCGAGTTCGTCCAGGCCGCCGTCCGCGCGATCGACGCCCTGGGCCCCGACGCCTCCATCGCCGACATCGCCGCCGAGGCCGGGGTCAGCAAGCCGGTGCTCTACCGCTACTTCGCCGACAAGGGCGAGCTGCACGCGGCGGTCGGCTCCTGGGGCGCCGAGCTGATCCTCGAGCGCGTGGTGGTCGGCATCCTCGCGCCCGCGACGGCCCGCGAGCGGGTCACGGCCGGCGTCGCGGCGTACCTGGACACGCTGTCCGAGCACCCCCAGGCCTTCCTCCTGCTGGCCCGCCACCACGCCGGCGGCGACGACCCGCTCGCGCACGGCAAGAACGTCATCGCCGCCCAGCTCGCCCGCCTCCTCGGCGACGCGCTGCGCCGGCTCGGCGGCGACGCCGGCGCGGCCGAGCCGTGGGCGCACGCCGTGGTCGGCCTCGGCGCCTCGGTCGGCCAGTGGTGGCTGGAGCGGCGCACCATGTCGCGCGCCGCGATCGCCGACTACCTCGGCGACTTCATCTGGCACGCCCTGTCCGGCACCGCCGCCGAGCAGGGCATCGACCTGTCCTCGCTCGACCTGCCCGGCGACGTCACACCGATCCGCTCGGGTCGCTCGGGGCGCCCGGCATGAGCACCGCCGCCGTCCACGAGCCCCAGGAGGCCTACGACGGCCCCGCGGTGGTCCAGGTCGACGACGTCGAGCACGAGGTACGGGTGGCTCTGCGCGGGCACTTCCAGCCCCTCGACGGACACTTCCACTGGTACGGCCGGATCGCGACCTCCCCCGGGCTCGCCGAGGTCACCAGCGGCGCCTCGGTCGAGCTCCGCACGCCCCACGGCACGGCCTACGGCAAGGTCTCCGACATCGACCCGTGGGGCCGGTTCCGGGTCGCGGGCACGGGCACCCCGCCGTTCTGAGCGGGCGGGCCTGCGGGCGGGAGTTTCGCCGGTCGACCGGCGAAACTCACACTGGACCGACGAAGGTTCGGCGGCCAAGCACGAGTTTCAGCGGCCAGGTCGCCCGGCTCAGGCCGGCGTGACGATGATGTTGACCGCCTCGAGTACGGCGTCGGGGCCGGCCTCGTAGGAGTGCGGGCGGTCCGCGGCGAAGCGGACGTGGTCGCCGGCGGCCAGGGCGACCGCGCGGTCGTCGTACCGGACGGTGCCGGTGCCGGCCAGCACGACCAGCTGCTCCTCGACCCCGCCCGCGTGGGCCGGCGAGGTGCGCACCGCGCCCGGCGCCAGGCGCAGCAGGTAGACCTCGGTGGTCCGCTCCGCCTCGCGCAGCACCCGGACCCGGGTGGCGACCACGCCCGCGCCGCTGATCACGGTGCCGTCGTGGTCGTCGAGCAGGGCGGCCAGCGGTACGCCGAGCGGCGTCGCGACGGCGTACAGCGTGTCGAGGGTGGGGTTGCGCTGCCCGGTCTCGAGCTCGGAGAGGGAGCCCTTGCCGATGCCGGCCTCGGCGGCCAGCGCGGAGAGGCTGAGCCCGCGCGCCTCGCGCAGCGCCCGGATCCGCGCGCCGACCTCTCGCGTCATCCTCGCCGACCCCCTACAGTGTTCTGTAAACAGAACGCCGCACCGGTGTTCACGAGGAGGCGGCGTGTCCGAGGAGACTACCCACGGTCCCGTGGTGGCGGGGATCGTCACCGCGGTGGTCGGCTTCAGCAGCTCGTTCGTCGTGTGCCTGGCCGGCCTGACCGCGGTCGGCGCGACCGGGCGGCAGGCCGCCTCCGGACTGCTCACGCTGCTCGTCACCCAGGCGCTCGGCATGCTCTGGCTCGCGCTGCGCTACCGGATGCCCCTCACCCTCGCCTGGTCCACCCCCGGCGCCGCGCTGCTCGCCACGACGACCGGCGTCACCGGCGGCTGGTCCGCCGCGGTCGGCGCCTTCGTCGCCACCGGCGTCCTCATCGTGCTGACCGCCCTCGTGCCCAAGGTGGGCGACCTCGTCGCCGCGATCCCCCACAGCCTGGCCCGGGCGATGCTCGCCGGCGTCCTGCTGCCCCTCTGCCTGGCACCGGTGACGGCCCTGGTCGACGCACCCGCGGCGGTGGCGCCCGTCGTACTGACGTGGTTGGTGCTGCTGCGCCTCGCGCCCCGCTGGGCCGTGCCCGGCGCTCTCCTCGTCGCCCTCGTCGCCGTGGTCGCCACCGCCCGGATCGAGACCGCCGACCTCGTCCCCCACCTGGCCTGGACGACGCCCTCGTGGTCGCTGTCGGCGCTGGTCGGCATCGCACTCCCCCTCTACGTCGTCACGATGGCCTCGCAGAACGTCCCCGGCGTCGCCGTGATGAGCGGCTTCGGCTACCGCGTCCCGTGGCGCGCCTCCCTCGCCGTCACCGGCATCGGCACCATCGCCGGCGCCCCCACCGGCGGCCACGCCATCAACCTCGCCGCCATCAGCGCCGCCCTCGCCGCCGGCCCCACCGCCGGCCCGGACCGCTCCCGCCGCTGGATCGCCTCGGTCTCGGCCTCGGTGACCTACCTGGTCCTCGCCGTCGCCAGCACCGCCCTCGCCGCCCTGGTCGTCGCCGCCGCCGACGGCGTCATGCAGGCCGCCGCCGGCCTCGCCCTCCTCGGCACCCTCGGCGCCGCCCTCGGCGAGGCCCTCGCCGACCCGCGCGAGCGGGAGGCCGCGGCGGCGACGCTCGTCGTGGCCGCGTCGGGGGTGAGCGTGCTCGGGATCGGTGCGGCGTTCTGGGCGCTGCTGGTGGGGTTGCTGCTGCGGACGTTCCTGCGGGTGGGGCGGTCGGCGCCCGTCAGCGAAGCTCGAACAGCGTCGAGCGCAGAGCGAACCACGACCTGAAGTTCTCGCCGCTGGCCGTGGCCGTGCCCGTCGTGCCGGTCACCTTGACGAGGGTGGCCCGACCGCCGAAGCTGCCCTTGCCGTCGCGCTTCGTGACACTCACGCCGGTGATGTCGCCGATGCCCGGGAACACCTTCTTGAGCGTGGCCGCGCTGATCGTCTGGGTCCACTGCGCCCGGGGGTCGTAGGGGTCCGCCTGGGCCTTGAGGTAGGGCTGCGTGCTGCTCCCTGCCACGCTCCAGCCGCCGTTGCTGGAGGAGAACTGCGTGAACGCCGGCTTGCCGCCGTAGGTGCGGATCTGCCCTGCGGTCGCCTTGATCGCGGCGTCGGACAACGGGTGCTCCCCCACGACACCGCGGTAGACCTGGGAGCGGGTGGTGTCCCAGACGTCGAAGTGACCGCGGTTGGTCGTGTCGCGGTCGAAGATCGCATAGGTCCGGGCCGCGACCGCCTGGGCCTGCACCGCGGCCCGCGCCCAGCTCGCCGGCATCTCGGCCGCGACGACGCCGCGCAGGTACTGCTCGACGCTGACGATGTTGACCGTGTCGCGCGCCGAGCCCGCACCGGCGACCGCGGAACGCAGCTTGCCGCGGTAGAGCGCCGAACCGCCCGGGACGTAGAGCCGGATCGCACCGCCCTTGAACTCCGCCTGGCCCGGGATGTCGCGGACCACGTGCCAGCCGTTGGTCTTGACGGAGAGCCGGGTCTTGGTGGCGCCGACGGGGGTCAGCTTCCAGCGCTTCGCGCCCTTCTTGCCGAGGTTCCAGACCTTGCCGGTCTGGGCGCTGCGGACCTTGAGCCCCGCCTTGTGCTGGACCACGACGTTGTTGGAGGTGGCCGCCGTGAGCAGCACCGCGATCGAGCCGCCGGCCCGGCCCATCGCGGTGCCCGGGTAGTAGAAGTCGAGGATCTGGGCCGCCGTCCGGCCTTGGTCGGCGGCGCCCTTGGCGCCGTACTGGGACATGCCCTTGCCGTGCCCGTAGCCGCTGCCGACGAGGGTCACCGCATCGAGCCGGCGGACCTGCTCGGCGGCCGCCGCGGACGGCGTCCCGGCGGGTCCGACGAGGCCGGCGAGGGTGACCAGGGCGAGCGCAGCGACGGATCCCGGGAACAGGCGCATCGTCCGAGACTAGCCCGCGGTTAAAGGCCAGACACCGTGTCGCCCTAGGATTTGGTCCATGACCGAGCTCGACAGCAGCACCCAGGCACCGGCAGCGACGGCCCCCGAGGGCACCCCCGCGGTCGTCGTACCGGACAAGCCGGCGCTGGAGGGCCTCGAGCAGAAGTGGGCCGAGCGGTGGAAGGCCGACGACACCTACGGCTTCGACCGGACCCAGCCGCGCGAGAACGTCTACTCGATCGACACCCCGCCGCCGACCGTGAGCGGCAGCCTGCACGTCGGGCACGTCTTCTCCTACACCCACACCGACCTGGTCGCGCGCTTCCAGCGGATGCAGGGCAAGTCCGTCTTCTACCCGATGGGCTGGGACGACAACGGGCTGCCGACCGAGCGCCGGGTGCAGAACTACTTCGGCGTGCGCTGCGACCCGTCGCTGCCGTACGACGCCGACTTCACCCCGCCGGCCAAGCCGGACCCCAAGCGGCAGATCCCGATCAGCCGGCCCAACTTCATCGCCCTGTGCGAGCAGCTGGTCGAGCAGGACGAGAAGGTCTTCGAGGACCTGTGGCGCACGCTCGGCCTCAGCGTCGACTGGAACACCACCTACACGACCATCGGCAAGAACGCCCAGACGGTCAGCCAGCGCGCGTTCCTGCGCAACCTGGGCCGCGGCGAGGCCTACCTCCAGGAGGCGCCGACCCTCTGGGACGTCACCTTCCAGACCGCGGTCGCCCAGGCCGAGCTCGAGGCGCGCGACTACGCCGGCGCCTACCACCGGGTGGCGTTCCACAAGCCCGACGGCTCCCCCATCCACATCGAGACGACGCGTCCCGAGCTGATCCCGTCGGTCGTCGCGCTCATCGCGCACCCCGACGACGAGCGGTACGCCGACCTGTTCGGCACCACCGTGCGCTCCCCCCTTTTCGGGGTCGAGATCCCGGTGCTGGCCCACGCGGCGGCCGAGAAGGACAAGGGCGCCGGCATCGCCATGTGCTGCACGTTCGGTGACCTCACCGACGTCCAGTGGTGGCGCGAGCTCCAGCTGCCCGTGCGCACCGTGATCGGCCGCGACGGCCGGTTCACCCGCGAGACCCCCGAGTGGCTGGCCGCCGAGCCCGCCGCGACGGCGTACGAGGACCTCA encodes the following:
- a CDS encoding TetR/AcrR family transcriptional regulator, with amino-acid sequence MSTGKNDGRTTRWDQHRVERRAEFVQAAVRAIDALGPDASIADIAAEAGVSKPVLYRYFADKGELHAAVGSWGAELILERVVVGILAPATARERVTAGVAAYLDTLSEHPQAFLLLARHHAGGDDPLAHGKNVIAAQLARLLGDALRRLGGDAGAAEPWAHAVVGLGASVGQWWLERRTMSRAAIADYLGDFIWHALSGTAAEQGIDLSSLDLPGDVTPIRSGRSGRPA
- a CDS encoding DUF4873 domain-containing protein — protein: MSTAAVHEPQEAYDGPAVVQVDDVEHEVRVALRGHFQPLDGHFHWYGRIATSPGLAEVTSGASVELRTPHGTAYGKVSDIDPWGRFRVAGTGTPPF
- a CDS encoding helix-turn-helix domain-containing protein; protein product: MTREVGARIRALREARGLSLSALAAEAGIGKGSLSELETGQRNPTLDTLYAVATPLGVPLAALLDDHDGTVISGAGVVATRVRVLREAERTTEVYLLRLAPGAVRTSPAHAGGVEEQLVVLAGTGTVRYDDRAVALAAGDHVRFAADRPHSYEAGPDAVLEAVNIIVTPA
- a CDS encoding benzoate/H(+) symporter BenE family transporter, whose amino-acid sequence is MSEETTHGPVVAGIVTAVVGFSSSFVVCLAGLTAVGATGRQAASGLLTLLVTQALGMLWLALRYRMPLTLAWSTPGAALLATTTGVTGGWSAAVGAFVATGVLIVLTALVPKVGDLVAAIPHSLARAMLAGVLLPLCLAPVTALVDAPAAVAPVVLTWLVLLRLAPRWAVPGALLVALVAVVATARIETADLVPHLAWTTPSWSLSALVGIALPLYVVTMASQNVPGVAVMSGFGYRVPWRASLAVTGIGTIAGAPTGGHAINLAAISAALAAGPTAGPDRSRRWIASVSASVTYLVLAVASTALAALVVAAADGVMQAAAGLALLGTLGAALGEALADPREREAAAATLVVAASGVSVLGIGAAFWALLVGLLLRTFLRVGRSAPVSEARTASSAERTTT
- a CDS encoding SpoIID/LytB domain-containing protein yields the protein MRLFPGSVAALALVTLAGLVGPAGTPSAAAAEQVRRLDAVTLVGSGYGHGKGMSQYGAKGAADQGRTAAQILDFYYPGTAMGRAGGSIAVLLTAATSNNVVVQHKAGLKVRSAQTGKVWNLGKKGAKRWKLTPVGATKTRLSVKTNGWHVVRDIPGQAEFKGGAIRLYVPGGSALYRGKLRSAVAGAGSARDTVNIVSVEQYLRGVVAAEMPASWARAAVQAQAVAARTYAIFDRDTTNRGHFDVWDTTRSQVYRGVVGEHPLSDAAIKATAGQIRTYGGKPAFTQFSSSNGGWSVAGSSTQPYLKAQADPYDPRAQWTQTISAATLKKVFPGIGDITGVSVTKRDGKGSFGGRATLVKVTGTTGTATASGENFRSWFALRSTLFELR